One window from the genome of Solea solea chromosome 13, fSolSol10.1, whole genome shotgun sequence encodes:
- the ctsk gene encoding cathepsin K has product MLLCVCVVVLLATPALSYLDEAFLDSQWEQWKLTHRREYNGLGEEGIRRAIWEKNMHMIEAHNEEAALGIQSFEMGMNHLGDMTSEEVVDQMTGLQIPLNLDRSFTMALDDHVSKLPKSVDYRKKGMVTPVKNQGSCGSCWAFSSAGALEGQLAKQTGQLVDLSPQNLVDCVTENDGCGGGYMTKAFAYVQQNGGIDSEEAYPYVGEDQSCRYNSSGMAASCKGFKEVPVGDEHALAVALFKVGPVSVGIDASQGTFQFYQRGVYFDRNCNKDDINHAVLAVGYGVNTKGKKFWIVKNSWSESWGNRGYIMMARNRDNLCGIANLASYPIV; this is encoded by the exons atgctgttgtgtgtgtgtgtggtggtgttgTTGGCGACCCCAGCTCTGAGTTACTTGGATGAAGCCTTTCTGGACTCTCAGTGGGAGCAGTGGAAACTCACCCACAGGAGAGAATACAACGGACTG ggTGAGGAGGGGATCCGCAGAGCCATCTGGGAGAAGAACATGCATATGATTGAAGCTCACAACGAGGAGGCAGCACTGGGCATCCAGTCCTTTGAGATGGGGATGAACCATCTGGGAGACATG ACGTCAGAGGAGGTGGTCGATCAGATGACCGGCCTGCAGATCCCACTCAACCTGGACCGCAGCTTCACCATGGCTCTGGACGACCACGTGTCCAAACTGCCCAAATCTGTCGACTACCGCAAGAAGGGCATGGTGACGCCAGTGAAGAACCAG GGCTCCTGTGGCTCCTGTTGGGCCTTCAGCTCGGCCGGGGCCCTCGAGGGCCAGTTGGCCAAGCAGACAGGTCAGCTGGTGGACCTCAGTCCCCAGAACCTGGTGGACTGCGTCACAGAGAACGACGGCTGTGGAGGAGGATACATGACCAAGGCCTTCGCCTACGTCCAACAAAACGGGGGCATCGACTCAGAGGAGGCCTACCCTTACGTTGGAGAG GACCAGTCCTGCCGCTACAATTCATCTGGCATGGCAGCATCGTGCAAAGGCTTTAAAGAAGTCCCAGTGGGTGACGAGCACGCGCTGGCGGTCGCTCTGTTTAAAGTGGGTCCGGTGTCTGTGGGCATCGACGCCTCACAGGGCACCTTCCAGTTCTACCAGAGAG GTGTTTACTTCGACCGCAACTGCAACAAAGATGACATCAATCACGCCGTGCTGGCAGTGGGCTACGGCGTGAACACCAAGGGGAAGAAATTCTGGATTGTCAAGAACAG CTGGAGCGAGAGCTGGGGCAATAGGGGCTACATCATGATGGCCCGTAACCGCGACAACCTCTGCGGCATCGCCAACCTCGCCAGCTACCCCATCGTGTGA